One part of the Acuticoccus sediminis genome encodes these proteins:
- a CDS encoding BNR-4 repeat-containing protein, which translates to MSERYVPPAFECPLGPAWAGSSVNASAFRCEGLLTVGNKQVGAFYDPDGDVVVFRRDLATGEIARTRLPCGGPGDLPWDAHRSISLGVDGQGAIHLAYGAHASVVKLLKGEPQLALSGFTATRPGLERITHSVTYPSFVRLGDPARLALVYREGVPDGGALRVRHYDEAEGRWVDPREPLVDGRGHRNSSGPYFNRPVALDDGTVCAFLVWRLRLPDSAGDAVVNVGLDLAAFRGETLERVETLSGFALPRPAGPLHTERVAAVPFASELMNQAGAAVDPDGWPAAVTWWRHTAVGVPQIRLIYRRNGAWQISNVSAFTTDFTLSGTGTLPLPHSRPALLFAPDGRALVVFRSAEYGGRLVAVVLEPDDRSFYVARETAVLCSFDLGYYEPVIDNHAWHSRGQLSMFVQSCAQRVGDDPGPDLRSAECSVIEWDRRALLDG; encoded by the coding sequence ATGAGCGAGCGGTATGTCCCGCCCGCCTTCGAATGCCCGCTCGGCCCGGCCTGGGCGGGGTCGAGCGTCAACGCCTCGGCCTTCCGCTGCGAGGGACTGCTCACCGTCGGCAACAAGCAGGTCGGCGCGTTCTACGATCCGGACGGCGACGTCGTCGTCTTCCGCCGCGACCTCGCGACCGGCGAGATCGCGCGGACGCGGCTCCCGTGCGGCGGTCCAGGCGATCTGCCCTGGGACGCCCACCGCTCGATCAGCCTCGGCGTCGACGGACAGGGCGCCATCCACCTCGCCTACGGCGCGCACGCCAGCGTGGTGAAGCTCCTGAAGGGCGAACCGCAGCTCGCCCTCTCGGGCTTCACTGCGACACGGCCCGGACTGGAGCGGATCACGCATTCGGTGACATACCCGTCGTTCGTCCGCCTCGGCGATCCGGCGCGGCTCGCACTCGTCTACCGCGAGGGTGTTCCCGATGGCGGAGCCCTGCGCGTGCGGCACTACGACGAGGCCGAGGGCAGATGGGTCGACCCCCGGGAACCGCTCGTCGACGGCCGCGGCCACCGGAACAGCTCGGGGCCCTACTTCAACCGGCCCGTCGCGCTGGACGACGGCACCGTGTGCGCCTTCCTGGTGTGGCGCCTCCGCCTCCCCGACTCCGCCGGCGACGCCGTGGTGAACGTGGGGCTCGACCTCGCCGCCTTCCGGGGCGAGACGCTGGAGCGCGTGGAAACGCTGTCGGGCTTCGCGCTGCCGCGCCCCGCCGGGCCGCTCCACACGGAGCGGGTCGCCGCGGTGCCGTTCGCGAGCGAACTGATGAATCAGGCCGGCGCCGCCGTCGACCCCGACGGCTGGCCCGCCGCGGTGACCTGGTGGCGCCATACCGCCGTGGGCGTCCCCCAGATCCGGCTGATCTATCGCAGGAACGGTGCCTGGCAGATCTCGAACGTCAGTGCCTTCACCACCGACTTCACCCTGTCGGGGACCGGCACCCTCCCCCTGCCGCACAGCCGTCCCGCCCTCCTATTCGCTCCCGACGGCCGAGCGCTCGTCGTCTTCCGGAGCGCCGAGTACGGGGGACGCCTCGTGGCCGTCGTACTCGAACCGGACGACCGCTCGTTCTACGTCGCACGCGAGACCGCAGTATTATGCAGCTTCGACCTCGGCTATTATGAGCCGGTTATTGACAACCATGCATGGCACTCGAGAGGCCAACTCTCGATGTTTGTTCAGTCATGTGCCCAGAGAGTGGGCGACGACCCCGGCCCGGACCTCCGCTCGGCGGAGTGTTCCGTCATCGAATGGGACCGGCGTGCCCTTCTGGATGGCTGA